The following are encoded together in the Parabacteroides chongii genome:
- a CDS encoding HU family DNA-binding protein, translating into MSIEYDLFTNPLREGEEKPTLHARAINIQTVNTDKLAETIEGMSTFTVADIKGAIKAIGERLCFFLSNSQSVHLEGIGTFSVTLKCKQQVVNKKDIRSASIEFKNVEFRADPELKKRLRNARIERREGTSNKKSYNSDIRQKRILWYIKNYGSINQSVAASLNQCTRQKAKADLEQLLEDNQIQKNWCGKRAFYVRHTIVPPAQDTLTESPEE; encoded by the coding sequence ATGAGTATTGAATATGATCTATTTACCAACCCCCTCCGGGAAGGGGAAGAGAAACCGACATTACATGCCAGGGCGATCAATATCCAGACCGTCAACACCGATAAGCTGGCAGAGACGATCGAGGGCATGAGTACGTTTACGGTTGCCGACATCAAAGGTGCCATCAAGGCTATCGGCGAACGACTGTGCTTTTTCCTCAGCAACAGCCAAAGCGTACATCTGGAAGGCATCGGCACGTTTTCCGTCACGCTGAAATGCAAACAGCAGGTGGTAAACAAAAAAGATATCCGTTCGGCATCCATCGAGTTTAAGAACGTGGAGTTCAGAGCCGATCCGGAGTTGAAGAAACGTTTACGCAACGCACGCATCGAACGGCGGGAAGGAACAAGCAACAAGAAATCCTACAATTCCGACATCCGTCAGAAGCGTATCCTGTGGTACATCAAAAACTACGGGTCGATCAACCAAAGTGTTGCCGCCAGCCTGAACCAATGTACCCGTCAAAAGGCAAAGGCGGACCTCGAACAACTGCTGGAAGACAACCAGATACAAAAAAATTGGTGCGGAAAACGGGCGTTCTACGTCCGGCATACGATAGTGCCGCCCGCACAAGATACGTTGACAGAGAGTCCGGAGGAATAG
- a CDS encoding GSCFA domain-containing protein codes for MELYTSIQIPKPPFRFSWQEQILLLGSCFAENIGAKLADNRFNVDINPFGTLYNPASIAAALRILLHPERFTANDLFNHEGIYHSFTHHSRFSSTSETECLDNINNRLFASAEGIRKTKYMVITLGTAYVYRLKSTGKVVANCHKLPEKMFDRSMLSVAEIVSEWKELLLSLWEQCPELKLLFTVSPIRHWKDGAHGNQLSKATLLLAVEALQTSYPERITYFPAYEIMMDELRDYRFYANDMLHPSELAVDYIWQRFTENFLSDETKGFLKEWAEIQKAINHRPFQPESEAYKRFLSQTLLKMERINEKFPFFDSTKEMEIIKSKGM; via the coding sequence ATGGAGCTATACACCTCAATCCAAATACCCAAGCCGCCTTTCCGCTTTTCCTGGCAGGAACAAATACTCCTGCTCGGCTCCTGCTTTGCGGAAAATATCGGGGCAAAGCTGGCCGATAACCGGTTCAATGTCGATATAAACCCGTTCGGGACACTGTATAATCCAGCCTCCATCGCGGCAGCCTTACGCATATTACTACATCCGGAACGGTTCACGGCAAACGATCTGTTCAATCACGAGGGCATATATCACAGCTTTACACATCACAGCCGCTTCTCTTCCACTTCGGAAACGGAATGCCTGGATAATATAAACAACCGGCTGTTTGCTTCAGCTGAAGGAATCCGAAAAACAAAGTATATGGTGATCACGTTGGGGACAGCCTACGTTTACCGGCTGAAAAGCACCGGAAAAGTGGTGGCAAACTGCCATAAACTGCCCGAAAAGATGTTCGACCGCTCGATGCTGTCCGTAGCAGAGATCGTATCGGAATGGAAAGAGCTGTTGCTTTCTCTTTGGGAGCAATGCCCGGAGCTGAAACTGCTTTTCACCGTTAGCCCGATCCGTCACTGGAAAGACGGTGCACACGGGAACCAACTCAGCAAAGCGACGCTGTTGCTGGCTGTCGAAGCGCTTCAGACAAGTTACCCCGAACGCATCACCTACTTCCCGGCTTACGAGATCATGATGGACGAGTTGCGCGATTACCGCTTCTATGCCAATGACATGCTGCACCCGTCGGAACTGGCCGTTGACTATATTTGGCAACGTTTTACAGAAAATTTCTTATCCGATGAAACAAAAGGCTTTCTTAAAGAATGGGCAGAGATACAAAAGGCTATTAATCACCGCCCGTTTCAACCCGAAAGTGAAGCCTATAAACGCTTCTTGTCGCAAACTTTGTTAAAGATGGAACGAATTAACGAGAAATTCCCTTTCTTTGATAGTACAAAAGAGATGGAAATAATAAAGTCTAAAGGAATGTAA
- a CDS encoding bifunctional UDP-N-acetylmuramoyl-tripeptide:D-alanyl-D-alanine ligase/alanine racemase, with the protein MEYSIKEIVGVIGAKARNLQDGTISILLTDSRRLSFPEQSLFFALKTKTNDGHRYIKELYKLRVRNFVVSELLPEFESLPDANFLVVKDTLKALQKLAIHHRKRFNIPVIGITGSNGKTIVKEFLYQLLHKEFNIVRSPRSYNSQLGVPLSVWQMSEKNTLGIFEAGISQPDEMENLRPIIAPTIGVITNIGEAHQENFISTTQKCLEKLTLFNDCEAIIYDGDDAFISNCIESACLSHKAIAWSRTDSDAPLYIETIEKKESETIIRCTLLGLTQKYVIPFTDDASIENVIHCLAVMLYLKPTSVNDAEKFTQLEPVAMRLDVKQGINNCILINDTYNSDINSLDIALDFQQSRHVDKNLKCTLILSDILQSGTLPKSLYKKVADLVRRKKIDRIIGIGRDLKEYGAAFDMEKEFYNTTDEFLKSPTFKQFKDELILLKGSRHFHFERISELLEKKVHETILEVNLDAVVHNFNYYRSKLKPETKMVCMVKAFGYGAGSYELAKTLQEHRCDYLAVAVADEGAELRKEGISIPIIVMNPEFSSFNVLFENNLEPEIYSFRLLDAMIKETERRGITSYPIHIKIDTGMHRLGFQPSDVPAICERLKEQSGVTARSIFSHLVGSDSSIFDDFTKKQLDTFTQAATELENGLEYKVIKHILNSAGIERFTDYQMDMVRLGIGLYGVSASGMKGLRNVSTLRTTILQIQQVPAGDSIGYSRRTYVDRDSRIAIIPIGYADGLDRHFSNRGGEVSVAGKRCPIVGNICMDACMIDVTDTNAQEGDPVIVFGEELPVSELSDKLKTIPYEILTSVSPRVKRVYYRE; encoded by the coding sequence ATGGAATACTCAATAAAAGAAATAGTAGGAGTTATTGGTGCCAAAGCAAGAAACCTACAGGACGGAACCATTAGTATCTTGCTGACAGACAGTCGCCGGCTTTCTTTTCCGGAACAGAGTCTCTTCTTTGCCCTCAAGACAAAGACCAACGATGGACACAGATATATAAAAGAACTCTATAAACTGCGGGTACGCAATTTTGTAGTGAGCGAGCTGCTTCCGGAGTTCGAGTCTCTTCCGGATGCGAATTTCCTGGTGGTCAAGGACACATTGAAGGCGCTTCAGAAGCTGGCGATCCATCACCGGAAACGGTTTAACATTCCGGTTATCGGTATTACCGGCAGTAACGGGAAAACGATCGTGAAAGAGTTCCTTTACCAACTGTTACACAAGGAATTCAATATTGTCCGTTCGCCGCGAAGCTATAACTCGCAGCTGGGCGTTCCGTTGTCGGTCTGGCAGATGAGCGAAAAGAATACGCTGGGTATCTTTGAAGCCGGTATTTCACAGCCGGACGAGATGGAAAACCTGCGTCCGATCATTGCTCCGACTATCGGTGTCATTACAAACATCGGCGAGGCACATCAGGAGAATTTCATCTCTACCACCCAAAAATGCCTGGAAAAGCTGACCTTGTTCAATGACTGCGAAGCAATCATATACGACGGTGACGATGCCTTCATCTCCAACTGCATCGAATCAGCCTGTCTTTCACACAAGGCGATTGCCTGGAGCCGGACGGATTCAGACGCACCGCTTTACATTGAAACGATCGAGAAGAAAGAGTCGGAAACAATCATCCGCTGTACACTGCTCGGACTGACCCAGAAATATGTCATTCCTTTCACCGACGATGCGTCTATCGAGAATGTCATCCACTGCCTGGCAGTCATGCTTTACCTGAAGCCTACCAGTGTGAACGACGCTGAGAAGTTCACCCAACTGGAGCCCGTCGCCATGCGCCTGGACGTAAAGCAAGGCATCAACAACTGCATACTGATCAACGACACATACAATTCGGATATCAACTCGCTGGATATCGCCCTCGACTTTCAGCAGAGCCGCCATGTGGACAAGAATCTGAAATGTACTTTGATCCTTTCCGACATACTGCAATCAGGCACATTGCCTAAATCGCTTTACAAGAAAGTTGCCGACCTGGTTCGCCGTAAAAAGATAGACCGCATCATCGGTATCGGACGCGACCTGAAAGAATACGGCGCTGCCTTCGACATGGAAAAGGAGTTCTATAACACAACGGACGAGTTCCTTAAATCGCCGACATTCAAACAGTTTAAAGACGAACTGATCCTGCTTAAAGGTTCACGCCATTTCCATTTCGAACGGATCTCCGAATTACTGGAAAAGAAAGTACACGAAACAATCCTGGAAGTAAATCTCGATGCAGTGGTGCATAACTTCAACTATTACCGTTCGAAGTTAAAACCCGAAACGAAAATGGTCTGCATGGTGAAAGCATTCGGATACGGTGCCGGTTCATATGAGCTTGCCAAGACGCTGCAGGAACATCGCTGCGATTATCTCGCCGTTGCGGTTGCCGATGAAGGGGCGGAGCTTCGTAAAGAAGGTATCTCGATTCCTATCATCGTGATGAATCCGGAGTTCAGCAGTTTCAACGTCTTGTTCGAGAATAACCTGGAGCCGGAGATATACAGTTTCCGTCTGCTGGATGCGATGATCAAGGAAACGGAACGTCGGGGAATTACCTCCTATCCGATTCATATCAAGATAGATACCGGAATGCACCGTCTGGGATTCCAACCCAGTGACGTTCCTGCCATCTGCGAACGGCTGAAAGAACAAAGCGGTGTTACGGCACGCTCCATCTTCTCCCATCTGGTGGGCAGCGATTCTTCCATCTTCGACGACTTCACGAAGAAGCAACTGGATACATTTACCCAAGCAGCAACCGAACTGGAGAACGGACTGGAATATAAGGTGATCAAACATATCCTCAACTCTGCCGGAATCGAGCGTTTCACTGACTATCAAATGGATATGGTCCGCCTGGGAATCGGTTTGTACGGTGTAAGTGCTTCGGGAATGAAAGGTTTACGCAACGTCAGCACGCTGCGCACGACCATCCTGCAGATACAACAAGTGCCGGCAGGTGATTCGATCGGTTACAGCCGCCGGACGTATGTAGACCGTGATTCGCGCATTGCCATCATCCCGATCGGTTATGCCGATGGGTTGGATCGTCATTTCAGTAATCGCGGAGGTGAAGTTTCCGTTGCCGGCAAGCGTTGTCCGATCGTCGGCAATATCTGTATGGATGCCTGCATGATCGATGTCACCGACACAAATGCACAGGAGGGCGATCCGGTGATCGTCTTCGGTGAAGAGTTGCCGGTAAGCGAACTTTCCGATAAACTAAAAACAATCCCTTACGAGATCCTAACATCGGTATCTCCGCGGGTGAAGAGAGTGTATTACAGGGAATAA
- a CDS encoding enoyl-ACP reductase FabI translates to MSHNLLKGKRGIIFGALNEMSIAWKVAEKAVEEGATITLSNTPVAVRMGEVDALAKKLNAEVLPADATNVQDLETVFSRSVEILGGKIDFVLHSIGMSPNVRKKRTYDDLDYDMLEKTLDISAVSFHKMLQVAKKQDAIADYGSVLALSYVAAQRTFFGYNDMADAKSLLESIARSFGYIYGREKGVRINTISQSPTMTTAGSGVKGMDHLMDFSNKMSPLGNATAEECADYCIVMFSDLTRKVTMQNLYHDGGFSSMGMSLRAMNQYSKGLEEFTDENGNIIYG, encoded by the coding sequence ATGAGTCATAATTTATTGAAAGGTAAAAGAGGCATTATCTTCGGTGCGCTGAATGAGATGTCTATTGCCTGGAAAGTGGCAGAAAAGGCTGTAGAAGAAGGTGCAACCATTACATTGAGTAATACACCGGTTGCCGTACGTATGGGCGAAGTCGATGCCCTGGCTAAAAAGCTGAATGCTGAAGTTCTGCCGGCAGACGCTACAAACGTACAGGATTTGGAAACGGTATTCTCCAGATCAGTGGAGATACTTGGAGGTAAAATAGATTTTGTGTTGCACTCTATCGGCATGAGCCCGAACGTGCGCAAAAAACGTACATATGATGACCTGGATTATGATATGTTGGAAAAGACACTGGATATCTCCGCTGTCTCTTTCCACAAGATGCTTCAGGTTGCCAAAAAGCAGGATGCTATCGCTGATTACGGTTCGGTTCTTGCTTTATCGTATGTGGCGGCACAGCGTACATTCTTCGGTTACAACGATATGGCGGATGCTAAGAGCCTGCTGGAATCGATCGCACGCAGCTTCGGTTATATCTACGGACGTGAAAAGGGAGTGCGTATCAACACAATCTCTCAGTCTCCGACCATGACAACCGCCGGTAGCGGTGTAAAAGGTATGGATCACTTAATGGACTTCTCCAACAAGATGAGTCCGCTAGGAAATGCAACCGCAGAAGAATGTGCAGACTATTGCATCGTGATGTTCTCCGACCTTACCCGTAAGGTTACTATGCAGAACCTTTACCACGATGGTGGCTTCTCAAGCATGGGCATGAGCCTTCGCGCCATGAACCAGTACAGCAAAGGATTAGAAGAATTTACCGACGAGAACGGCAACATAATTTACGGCTAA
- a CDS encoding L-threonylcarbamoyladenylate synthase, with protein sequence MLIKIYPENPNPREIDKVIDVLRDGGLVIYPTDTVYAIGCDALNVRAVEKICQMKGINPQKSNLSIICYDLSNLSEYAKVSNSAFKLMKKHLPGPFTFILPTSSELPKIYKNRKEVGIRVPDNNIIRTLVKELGNPILTMSVHDDDDMIEYSTDPELIHEKYEDTVDIVIDGGYGGFEASTVVDCTTDDFEIIRQGKGILE encoded by the coding sequence ATGCTAATAAAGATCTACCCTGAAAACCCCAACCCCAGGGAAATAGACAAAGTGATCGATGTCCTCCGTGACGGAGGTCTGGTCATTTATCCAACCGATACAGTATACGCGATCGGCTGTGACGCGCTAAATGTCCGTGCCGTAGAAAAGATATGCCAAATGAAAGGAATCAATCCTCAAAAGAGTAATCTTTCTATCATCTGTTATGATCTTTCGAATCTGAGTGAATATGCCAAGGTAAGTAATTCAGCTTTCAAGCTGATGAAAAAACATTTGCCCGGTCCTTTCACTTTCATTCTTCCGACAAGCAGCGAGTTACCGAAAATTTATAAGAACAGGAAAGAAGTCGGTATCCGCGTACCGGACAACAACATCATCCGTACGTTGGTCAAAGAGCTGGGAAACCCGATCCTGACCATGTCCGTACACGACGATGACGATATGATCGAGTATTCGACCGATCCCGAACTGATTCACGAGAAGTATGAAGATACGGTGGACATTGTCATCGACGGCGGCTATGGTGGTTTTGAGGCTTCAACGGTAGTGGATTGTACGACTGACGATTTCGAAATTATACGACAAGGGAAAGGTATATTAGAATAG
- a CDS encoding DUF4838 domain-containing protein — protein sequence MKYKCKLWGIALAAWLCVDGAYSQMTLVKDGKPVSRIVVPETNQVNQQAATLLQDFVQRISGSSLPVIEGKKAKKGDIVIGQGNTTGLLEDGFRLSTSDGILRISSGGDKGAIYGVVTLLEDYLGVSYYTAHTYTLDQRKTIEIPELDRAENPAFRYRQTQSYAVREDPVYKMWFRLEEPSEVFAGNLWVHTFDKILPSSEFGEKHPEYYSFINGERRPGAASQWCLTNPEVFEIVSQRVDSIFKANPGKNMISISQNDGNFTNCACPDCKALDELEGGSPSGSLIHFLNKLAARFPDKEFSTLAYLFSMHPPKQIKPLPNVNIMLCDIDCRREVPLTDNESGRDFMKAMEGWSKISNNIFVWDYGINFDCYLAPFPNFPILKKNIQLFKDHHVTMHFSQIAGSKCGTFTEMRSYIVSKLMWNPSLDTDSLMKSFMKGYYGAAAPYLYDYEKLLEGALLGSKVDLWIFDSPVSHKNGMLNANCLKRYNELFDKAEKAVADNKQLLDRVRIERLTLQYSELEVARAERGHDVDEIKAKLALFRERAAYYQLPTLNERHNSPLEYCDLYEKRFLPKSEKNFAKNAKITWIEAPSGKYAEKGAEMLIDELYGGTAFVESWVGWEGKNAAFILDLGKEEDVSVIESDFLHQLGQWVFLPKKVSYSTSLNNQDYQFFGKTDIAEDQSIEVKFFQARNESSQPVKARYIKVEIEGVNTCPSWHCGVGHPGWFFMDEIRVL from the coding sequence ATGAAATACAAATGTAAACTGTGGGGGATCGCTTTGGCTGCATGGCTTTGTGTGGATGGCGCTTATTCCCAAATGACTTTGGTAAAAGACGGAAAACCTGTTTCCCGAATCGTTGTTCCGGAAACCAATCAGGTGAATCAACAAGCTGCGACATTACTGCAGGACTTTGTCCAGCGGATCAGCGGATCGTCTCTTCCTGTCATCGAAGGTAAAAAAGCTAAAAAAGGAGATATAGTAATCGGTCAGGGAAATACAACCGGACTGCTTGAAGACGGATTTCGTCTGTCTACTTCCGATGGTATTTTAAGAATCAGTAGCGGAGGTGATAAAGGGGCTATTTACGGGGTTGTTACCTTGTTGGAAGATTATTTGGGAGTCTCTTATTATACAGCTCATACATATACGCTCGATCAGCGTAAAACAATAGAGATACCGGAACTCGACCGGGCAGAAAATCCCGCTTTCCGTTATCGTCAGACTCAAAGTTATGCGGTCAGAGAAGATCCGGTCTATAAGATGTGGTTCCGTCTGGAGGAACCAAGTGAAGTCTTTGCCGGTAATTTGTGGGTGCATACTTTCGATAAAATTCTGCCTTCGTCAGAATTTGGGGAAAAGCATCCGGAGTATTATTCTTTTATTAATGGTGAACGTCGGCCAGGGGCTGCAAGCCAATGGTGTTTGACGAATCCGGAAGTATTCGAAATCGTATCCCAACGGGTCGATTCTATTTTTAAGGCTAATCCGGGTAAGAATATGATTTCTATCAGTCAGAATGATGGTAATTTTACGAACTGTGCCTGTCCTGATTGTAAAGCCCTGGATGAGTTGGAAGGAGGTTCCCCCAGTGGTAGTCTGATTCACTTCCTGAATAAGCTGGCAGCCCGTTTCCCGGACAAGGAGTTTTCAACATTGGCCTATTTGTTTTCCATGCATCCGCCTAAACAGATAAAACCTTTGCCTAATGTAAACATCATGCTGTGTGATATCGATTGCAGGCGTGAAGTTCCGCTGACGGATAATGAATCGGGACGTGACTTTATGAAAGCGATGGAAGGATGGTCAAAAATCAGTAATAATATATTTGTATGGGATTACGGCATCAATTTCGATTGTTATCTGGCTCCGTTCCCTAATTTCCCGATCTTGAAAAAGAATATTCAGCTGTTTAAAGATCATCATGTAACGATGCATTTCTCTCAGATAGCAGGTTCTAAATGCGGAACATTTACAGAGATGAGATCTTACATCGTCAGTAAACTGATGTGGAATCCTTCACTGGACACGGATTCTTTGATGAAGTCGTTTATGAAAGGATATTACGGTGCGGCGGCTCCTTATTTGTATGATTATGAAAAGCTGCTGGAAGGAGCATTGCTCGGAAGTAAAGTGGATTTATGGATTTTCGACTCTCCGGTTTCACATAAAAACGGAATGCTGAATGCTAACTGTCTTAAACGGTATAATGAATTGTTTGATAAGGCAGAAAAGGCAGTGGCAGATAATAAACAGTTACTCGATCGTGTAAGAATCGAGCGCTTGACCTTACAATATTCGGAATTGGAAGTAGCCAGAGCTGAACGTGGCCACGATGTAGATGAGATTAAGGCAAAGCTGGCTTTATTCAGGGAGCGGGCCGCTTATTATCAGTTGCCGACATTGAATGAGCGTCATAATTCCCCATTGGAGTACTGCGATTTGTATGAAAAACGTTTTCTGCCTAAGTCTGAAAAGAATTTCGCAAAGAATGCAAAGATAACATGGATAGAGGCACCATCCGGTAAATATGCCGAAAAAGGAGCGGAGATGCTGATTGACGAATTGTATGGAGGAACAGCATTTGTTGAAAGCTGGGTTGGCTGGGAAGGAAAGAATGCTGCATTCATACTCGACTTGGGCAAGGAAGAAGATGTGAGTGTGATAGAAAGTGACTTTTTGCACCAGTTGGGGCAGTGGGTATTTTTGCCTAAGAAAGTCTCTTATTCCACTTCTTTGAATAATCAGGATTATCAGTTCTTCGGAAAAACAGATATAGCAGAGGACCAGTCGATCGAGGTGAAATTCTTCCAGGCTCGTAATGAATCGTCTCAGCCGGTAAAAGCTCGTTATATCAAGGTTGAGATTGAAGGGGTGAATACCTGTCCGTCCTGGCATTGTGGAGTAGGCCATCCGGGATGGTTCTTTATGGATGAGATCAGAGTTTTGTAA
- a CDS encoding SusD/RagB family nutrient-binding outer membrane lipoprotein, with translation MKRNIFQKIKKMLPLCAVAVLMGNVSCTGDFEKINTNPNGLRPDQIGVAARFNQPITSVYLNYQNRHYEYQLMQNLNADLYSGYMAVPTAFGGNYCNSTYAMNEGWNETAFIAGESYVMKPISDILKSTEEPDYVSIAKIIRVEAMHRVVDTYGPVPYTQAMQGGASVPYDDVETLYKTFIQELNESVDALTEFVDAGSADASRISDFDIVCGADHKQWIRFANTLRLRLAMRISMVAPELAKTTAEAAVSHKYGVLVAGNNNVEVKSASVQNPLNEINYGYNDIRVGASLLSILKGYDDPRLAVYVTPVGWFNDEDIKDASGKLTNKIGEYVGIRQGTWIDDKANYQMYSTINMIKSSKNTDLTNPGQITNALPWMKVAEAYFLRAEGALRGWNMGGSAQELYEQGIKVSFDEHGISADAYNKYIENGTGVAVNFEDPHNPANNIAGIDKCTVKWDPSASNEEKLHKIINQKWIAMFPEGQEAWSEFRRTGYPKLFPVANNYSSTVNGGIENGEFVKRLRFPRNDKNANTAEVEKAVSLLSGPDNEATRLWWDTGRNF, from the coding sequence ATGAAAAGAAATATATTCCAGAAAATAAAGAAAATGTTACCTCTGTGTGCCGTTGCCGTGTTGATGGGAAATGTGTCTTGTACAGGGGATTTTGAGAAAATCAATACGAATCCGAACGGTTTAAGGCCGGATCAAATCGGTGTTGCTGCCCGTTTTAATCAGCCGATAACTTCCGTTTATCTGAATTATCAGAACAGACATTATGAATATCAGTTGATGCAGAATTTGAATGCGGATTTGTATTCTGGTTACATGGCTGTGCCTACGGCTTTTGGCGGTAACTATTGTAACTCTACATATGCCATGAATGAAGGCTGGAATGAAACGGCTTTTATTGCAGGTGAATCATATGTAATGAAACCGATCAGTGATATTCTGAAATCTACAGAAGAACCGGATTATGTCTCTATCGCTAAAATTATTCGTGTAGAGGCCATGCATCGTGTTGTCGATACTTATGGTCCTGTACCTTATACGCAAGCCATGCAGGGGGGAGCTTCTGTCCCTTATGATGATGTAGAGACATTGTATAAGACTTTTATTCAGGAATTGAATGAAAGTGTGGATGCTTTGACTGAATTCGTAGATGCTGGCAGTGCAGATGCGTCTCGTATTTCTGATTTCGATATTGTTTGCGGAGCTGATCATAAACAGTGGATACGTTTTGCCAATACCTTACGTTTGCGTTTGGCTATGCGTATTTCTATGGTTGCTCCGGAGTTGGCTAAAACTACGGCAGAAGCTGCTGTCAGCCATAAATATGGTGTGCTGGTAGCCGGCAACAATAATGTAGAAGTAAAAAGTGCCAGTGTACAGAATCCGTTGAATGAGATTAACTACGGATATAATGATATTCGCGTAGGTGCTTCTTTGCTCTCCATCCTGAAAGGATACGATGACCCTCGTTTGGCGGTTTACGTTACTCCTGTCGGTTGGTTCAATGATGAAGACATCAAAGATGCGAGCGGGAAGCTAACCAATAAGATCGGTGAATATGTAGGTATCCGTCAGGGAACCTGGATTGATGATAAGGCTAATTATCAGATGTATTCAACGATCAATATGATCAAATCGAGCAAAAATACCGATTTGACTAATCCGGGACAAATAACCAATGCTCTTCCGTGGATGAAGGTGGCCGAAGCTTATTTCTTACGTGCAGAAGGTGCTCTGAGAGGTTGGAATATGGGAGGTAGTGCCCAGGAACTGTATGAACAGGGTATTAAAGTTTCATTTGACGAACATGGAATTTCTGCTGATGCATACAATAAATACATTGAAAATGGAACAGGTGTAGCTGTGAACTTTGAAGATCCTCATAATCCGGCAAATAATATTGCAGGTATTGACAAATGTACGGTAAAATGGGATCCATCAGCTTCCAATGAAGAAAAGTTGCATAAGATCATCAATCAGAAATGGATTGCTATGTTTCCGGAAGGTCAGGAAGCATGGAGTGAATTCCGTCGTACGGGTTATCCGAAGTTGTTCCCGGTGGCTAATAACTATAGCAGCACGGTAAATGGTGGTATCGAAAATGGCGAGTTTGTGAAACGTTTGCGTTTCCCGCGTAATGATAAAAATGCAAATACGGCAGAAGTTGAAAAAGCTGTCAGCCTGTTGAGCGGACCGGACAATGAGGCAACTCGTTTGTGGTGGGATACCGGACGTAACTTCTAA